In Rhodothermales bacterium, a single window of DNA contains:
- a CDS encoding response regulator transcription factor, which translates to MARSSIRVWVVEDNDAQRMALCAPLSEVTDMHCAASFPHGEALLAHVEAMAPEDGPDVVLMDVELDSMAPGKHRNGVECTALLRALLPDCAVVMLTVREDPQTIFKAFRAGACGYITKQPSIEEVVNGIREAHRGGMYMSPPVARLVMAHFTGETGPDAHILSDREREILRLMERGLRQKQIAETLFLSPHTIDSHLRHIYQKLHVNSAAEALARAIRKGEI; encoded by the coding sequence ATGGCACGTTCGTCCATCCGGGTATGGGTAGTGGAAGATAACGACGCGCAGCGCATGGCCCTGTGCGCGCCGCTCTCCGAAGTGACGGACATGCACTGTGCCGCTTCGTTTCCGCATGGCGAGGCCTTGCTGGCGCATGTGGAGGCCATGGCCCCGGAGGATGGCCCGGATGTCGTGCTGATGGATGTCGAGCTGGATAGTATGGCGCCGGGGAAACACAGGAATGGGGTCGAGTGCACGGCGCTGCTGAGGGCCCTGTTGCCGGATTGTGCGGTGGTGATGCTTACCGTTAGGGAAGATCCCCAGACCATTTTTAAGGCGTTTCGCGCCGGCGCATGTGGGTACATTACCAAGCAGCCTAGCATCGAGGAGGTGGTGAACGGCATTCGCGAGGCGCATCGCGGGGGGATGTACATGTCGCCGCCCGTGGCGCGTCTGGTGATGGCGCATTTTACGGGTGAGACGGGCCCGGACGCCCACATCCTGAGCGATCGCGAGCGCGAGATCCTGCGGCTCATGGAGCGGGGATTGCGCCAGAAACAGATCGCCGAGACGCTGTTTCTGAGTCCGCACACGATCGATTCCCACCTGCGTCATATTTACCAGAAACTGCACGTCAACTCCGCCGCCGAGGCGCTGGCGCGGGCGATACGGAAGGGGGAGATCTAG